In Hymenobacter volaticus, the genomic window AGGAGCATCGGGCTGGCCCATACCGTCGTTGTCGGGGTCTGAATCTTTAGAGTTTGCATCACCTCCCTGAATCATGAAGTTCGGGATGACACGGTGGAAAGTAGTACCGTTGTAGAAGCCACTTTCGGCTAACTTCAGGAAGTTGGCTTTGTGCTTAGGAGTAGCATCAAAAAGTATCAGTTTGATGTCGCCGAGCGAAGTGCTAATAGTGACTAATTGGTCTTTCTTGCTGAATTTAGGACGCTTAGCAGCGTGTAGGACCGGAGCCGTCAGCAACAACATAACAGCGCAGAGCAACGCCGAAAATCGAGAAGTTAGATTCATAGTGTGGTAAACGCAGGGGGTTAGTGCGGCGAAATTAAGCTGTTTTGGTGGGTGGCACCAGATATTCAGTACTGCGCAGCTTGTACGTAGTGGCAAAGGAGAGTTACCGGTCGCTCCGCAAATCTGGAACTGGTCGCAAAATATATCCGGCAATTTCCGACGAAACTGTGGAGTTAGCGTATGGTGCGCCAAGAGCCATACTCAACGTTTTCGACTTTTCATGAGCGACACGCTTACGCTTTCAGCAACGCCACAATCGCACTGGTTTCCGAAGCTATTGCTCGCCTTGTACGCCGTAGAATTTATTGTACTAGGCATCAACCCCGTGGAACGCGGCACTTGGTGGGCCGAAAACGTGCCTATTTTCTTGATTGTGGTAGCCTTGGTGGTTTTGTACCTGCGCGGAGTTCGATTCTCGAACCTAGCGTATGCTTTGATGAGCGTACTGTTGTTTATGCACACCGTGGGCGGGCACTACACGTTTGAAAAAGTGCCGTTCGATTGGTTCAATAACTTGTTCGGCTTCAAGCGCAACATGTACGACCGGGTAGCACACTTTTCGGTGGGCTTCTATGCTTACGCCATCATCGAGCTAACCGACCATTACGGCACAATTCGCAACCGCGTTATCAGCTACCTGTTTCCGCTCTGCGTCATCGGGACGGTGGCTATGGCTTACGAGCTAATTGAGTGGGTGTACGCCGAGGTAGCCGGTGGCGATGCCGGTGCGGCTTTCCTCGGCAGCCAAGGCGACATCTGGGATGCGCAAAAAGATATGCTGGCCGATACGAGCGGCGCTGTTTTCGCTCTCCTTCTCTACGCGCTGTTCCATCGACGCAGAGAAGTATCCGCTTAGTGTTCAGGAAGCTGCTGGAAGCAGGTTTTAAAACTGGTCAGAAAAGAGCCCTCACGCCGCAGCAAGTGCAGCATGAGGGCTCTTTTCTGGATGTTGCTTTCACTGGATTTACGCTACAGCTACACTACAGTGCGAGCCTGACGAATACTTTCCAAAATCTGTTGGCCGCCACGAGCTAATATTTTCTCGGCCACTTGTACACCAAGCGCATCAGCATCGGTAGTTGGAGCTGACTGTACTTCTTCAAGCAGTTGTTCCCGTCGAGGCTGATGAGGCCGCCATGCAGCTGAACAGTACCAGCGGTAGTGAGCGTTGCCAAGGCGAAGGACGGGATACTACACCCGCCTTCCATGGTCCGCAGAAATGCCCGCTCTGCTGCTAGGCAGATATGAGTAGGGCCATGATCGAGAATTCGCTGGAGCTCTAGTTTCAATTCCGATTCCAGGCTGCGCGCGCACTCAATAGCCACACTACCTTGGCCGGTAGCTGGCACAAACTGCGTTTCGGGTAAAATGTGGCGGATAAGAGAATCATACTCCATGCGGTGTACTCCAGCGTACGCCAACACTAGCGCATCGTATTGGCCTTCTTCCAGCTTGCGGAGGCGGGTTTGGAGGTTGCCACGTGCTTCAGCGGTAGTGGTATTGGGCAAAAACCGTTTCAGCATGGCTTTCCGACGGGTACTGCTCGTGCCTAACACCAAACCGGGTTTGTGAAGGTTTAAATCAGTCTGAAAGCTCACTACCACGTCATTTACCTGCTCCCGCTCCATAAACGCCAGCAGCTCCAAATCAGCAGGGATGCTGCTTTGCACATCCTTTGCACTGTGTACCGCTATGTCGACGTGGCCAGTGCGTAAACCGATTTCTAATTCCTCGGTAAACACGCCTTTCGCTCCAATCTTGTCGAGCGAACGGTCTAGCACAAGGTCGCCGGTGGTAGTGATAACAACTATTTCGGTCATGATGCCGGCCTGCTCTAAGCAAGCGGCTACATGGTTGGCTTGCCATAGGGCCAATCTGCTACCTCGGGTGCCAATGCGAACGGTCTTTTTCAAGGGTGCGAAATCCAGTAGTTAAAAATACACCGGAGCTACTACTGTAGCGTCAGGCTATTCAGCTTATCAACTGTCTTGAACAGCAGACTTAGAAATAGATTCCTTTGCCGTTCGAGATTTGGGGAAGCTGTTTGAATCTCCGATTTTGTGGCTGGCAAAGATACTACTCGCAATTTGCAGCTGCTACCTATAGCTTGTTTAGCGCTAGCTATAGCTTTTTAGCAGACTGTATTTATTGCTTTTGCAGGCTTTAAGCAGCGTTTTTCAACAACTCAGCCACCCGCAACGACACGTCCACGAATACCATGCGCGGATTGGCATTGCGTTCTATATGGTAGTGCGCTTCGTTTAGCTCACGCGTGAGAGGATCGGCATTTCGGGGCGTAACGAACCGGCTGAAGCCCGTGACAAACTGTTGCTCGGCGGCCGGCAAGTGGGGCACAAGCTGCGGATCGAGACCGTAGAGCAGCACCTTGCGCAAGAGCACCAGCGCGAACTGCATGAATTCTTTTTGGTTTTCGCGGCCGAGCTTCTGAAAGTCGTCGCTGGTGACGAGCATTTCGCTCACGTTGTTGCTGTAGCAAAGACGCATCCACTTCACAAACAGCGTGAAATAATCGTGGTCGTCAGTGGCAGCGTTTTGGGCGGCAAGGGCGGTTCCAGGGTTGCCTTCGGATAATTGCGCCAACTGTCGCGCTTTCACTTCTGGTACTTGTTGTGTCGTGTGCAGCCAATCAGTGAGCTCGTTTTCTGAAAGCGGGCGCACTACCACGGGTTGCACTCTGCTGATGATGGTAGGCAGTAACTGCTCGGGTGCGTAACTCACCAACAAGAATACGGTAGCCGGTGGCGGCTCTTCCAGCAGCTTCAGCACGGCATTGGCGGCGGCTGGGTGCATCAGTTCGGGCAGCCACACTACTACAATCTTGAACTTCGCCTCAAACGCCTTCAGCGACACCAGCTTCAGCAATTGCAAACTTTCTTCTTTGGAAATACTGCCCTGTTTGTTTTCAGCGCCGATATGCTGCATCCAGTCGTTGAGCCCTTGGTAAGGGTTGGCTAGCACGAAACTGCGCCATTCAGCCATGAACTTGCTGCTGACAGCATCCTTGGTTATGGCCTTAGTGGTTGTGACGGGTACAATGAAATTCAAGTCAGGATGAACCAGCTTGTCGATTTTCTGACAGCTTGGGCATTGTCCGCACGAATCTTCATCCTCAGCGCCGCGCTGTTCACAGTTCAGGAACGTACTGTACGCCAGCGCTAGGGCCAACGCGCCCGATCCTTCGGCTCCACGAAACAGCTGTGCGTGCGCCACATGGTTGCGCCGCACCGACTGCACCAATACTTGCTTAACCTGCTGCTGACCCGGTATATCAGAAAAACGCATACGCTGTTGAATGGCAAATAAAGAAGCGAGGACGAGGATTAGACAGGGCAAGGATGCTGACGCAAGTTATTTCCCTGTCACTTCCTTGTTCCTCATTCCTCATTCTTGATTGCTTTCTCCCACACCCGGTCTTTGGCCGTGGCCTCGAATATGTGTTGCATGATGGTTTGCTCCACAGCGTCATATTCCAGTCGGCGACGGGCCATGACGCGCTCTGCTACCTCCGTAACTTTGGGCAGCTTGAAGGTTTCGAAGCCAGCGGCACCGCCCCAGCTAAAGCTCGGAATAAAGGTGCGCGGAAAGCCTGCCCCAAAAATATTGGCTGCTACTCCCACCACTGTGCCCGTGTTGAACATGGTGTTAATACCGCATTTGCTATGGTCGCCCATCATGAGGCCGCAAAATTGCTGGCCCGTATTCACGAAGCGCCCCGCTGCGTGGCTCCAGATTTTGACGGGCGCATAATTGTTTTTCAGGTTCGACGTGTTGGTATCGGCCCCTAGGTTGCACCACTCACCGATGACGGAATTACCCACGTAGCCTTCGTGGCCCTTATTGCTATAGGCAAAGAAAATGCTGTTGGCTACTTCACCGCCTACTTTGCAATAGGGACCCACGCTGTTGTCACCGCGCATTTTGGCACCGGGGTTGATGTGAGATTCCTCACCTAGCGCAAACGGCCCCGAATGATGGCTCCCTCATGAACCTGGGAGTTCTTGCCTAGATAAATTGGTCCATTTTCAGCATTCAGAATAGCCGCTCGAATCTTAACTCCAGGCTCGATAAAAATATTTTCCGGCGCATATACTATCGTGTGTGCATCGCCTACCGGCTCTGACTGGCGGCCTTTGGTTAGCAAGTCGAAGTCGCGGCGAATTTCGGCGCCGTTGTACAAAAAGAGATGCCATACCTGCTGAATAATGGTGATTGGCTCCTCTACTTCGTGTGTATTCTGAAAACCGTCCTGAATTAACTCAGCCACCATCGAAGCATCTGCTAAGTGAGCTGCTACTAAGGTTTGGTCGCTGTACAGCGCTTCTCCGGCTTGCAAGCGCTGCACTTGCTGCACAAGCATATCACTGGGGCAAATAGCGCCATTGATTACCAGCGCCGGTCCTTGGACGGAACCAGCCGGGTATTTTGCTTGCAAATAAAGTTCTGTGAGATAGCCAACAGGTAACTGCAACCGATGCTGCCATTTTTCGGCCAGCGTAAGTATACCGCAGCGCAAACCCGATATGGGCCGCGTGAACGTGAAAGGCAGCAAGTGCGGCCGGATGGCCGGGTCATCGAAAAGCAGAACGTGCATTATGGGAATTCCTAGTTTCTAATAGCAAAATGTAGCGTGAAGCATCAACTTTAAGGCGCTATTCGTAGCAAGCCCCAATTCAGGCGCAAATAAAAACTCCTGCCAGACAAAGCCGGCAGGAGTTATACAAGACCACCCATTCGGGGCCAGCAGACTGGCAGCGCCGAAACAAGCAGTTATTTTTTCTGGTAGCGGTTGCGGAATTTTTCTACGCGGCCAGCCGTGTCGAGAAGCACGTTTTTGCCAGTGTAGAAGGGGTGCGACTCGCTGCTCACCTCCACCTTGATGACGGGGTAGCTCTTACCGTCTTCCATCGTGACGGTCTCGTTGGAGTTCATCGTCGAGCGGGTGATGAATTTAAATCCGCTCGAAGTGTCCTGAAACACGACTTCGCGATACTCGGGGTGAATGTTCTTTTTCATGGTCGAAATGCCGTTTGTACCTGGTTGCCTGCCGATTTTGCGGAAGGGACTGCAAAAGTACAAGTTACGCTCAACTTTCAAAAGCTCTACGTGTCTTTTCTGCGTTTGCCCAGGCTCGAAGCGTGTGCTATTGTAAATTGTTTATTTTTGGCGTCGTTGTTAAATTATTTATTGCCTATTGATCTCCACTTTATCTTTCGTCATGCTTCAAAAGGCTAGTGTTTCGCTGTTTTTACTTGTGCTGCTGGGAGTATCACTGGCCTTCGGCGCGACTGTAACGCTCTTCCAAGCCAGCTACGATAATTCCACGGTGCGCGTGGTTTGGGAAGTAGCAAACGAGAGCGGTGTGCATAATTATGATCTGTATCGCAAAGCCAACAACGAACCGACTTTTACCAAGCTCACCACTCTTTCACCCTCCGGGCAGTCTCGATATCAGTACCTTGATGCCGACGTGTACCGTGGGCCAGCCAATAGCGCTAGTGCCTTGGGCAGCCCCTTTACTTACCGACTCACCGTGCGCACCACCACCGGCGACCAAAGCTACAACAGCACGCTAGGCCAGACCCCTAGTGCCGTTCAACGCTCCTGGGGAAGCATCAAGTCGATGTTTCGCTAACGGTTAAGCAGCTAACTGTTTATTATTGCTCTTTAATAGCCGGCTCGTCCGGCTTTTTTGTGCCTTGATACTTCCTTCTCAGCACCCCGCTGCTTCAGGATTATTGATCAATCATTCAACCATTCAGCCCATGCGTCTTTGCTTTGCTTCCAACAATTCTCATAAGCTTGATGAAATACGACCACTGCTACCGGCAGGCACTGAATTGCTGAGTTTAGCTGACATTGGCTGCCAAGAGGAGTTGCCTGAAACGCAGGATACATTAGTCGGAAATGCCCGGCAGAAGGCGCTGTATGTGTGGGAGCATTATGGAGTTCCGTGCTTCGCCGACGATACGGGCTTAGAGGTTACATCCTTACACGGGGCGCCCGGCGTGTACTCAGCTCGCTATGCTGGCCCGCAGCGGTTGGCGGCTGATAACGTAGCGAAGTTGCTGCAAGAATTGCAGGGTCACTCCGACCGTTCAGCCCAGTTCAAAACGGTAGTGGCCCTCGTGTTGCCAGACGGCACCGTGCACGAATTTGCGGGAGCGGTGGAAGGCACTGTTACGGAAACCCCGAGCGGTGGTGGTGGCTTTGGCTATGACCCGGTGTTTCAACCCCTAGAAGGTGATGGCCGCACGTTTGCCGAAATGACAACCGAAGAAAAGAATCAGATAAGCCACCGTGCCCGCGCCGTGGCAGGACTGGTAGCTTTTTTAAACCAGGCTACTTCTTGAATAGGGGCGTTAAGTAAATGGCTAACAGGTATTTTACAAGTTAAAAGTATTATACTTCAACACGCTTTGTTAAGGAACGGCGGGATTTGTGGAGTAAGCTGCGCAGAAAATTATCCGCTCAAGGCCATAAGCTCCTGAGTCCTCAAGGCTCGAATTCATTACTTTTGCAGGGTTGGCCCCGCCGGTACGGGTCATTTATTCGCCTCATGCAACATCCTTACATCGTCGGCATCACGGGCGGTAGCGCCTCGGGCAAGACCACTTTTCTGCGCCGGCTGCTGGCCTCCTTTCCTGAAGAGGAAATTTGCCTGATTTCGCAGGACAACTATTACCACCCGCGCGAAAGCCAGCAGGTTGACGCGCAAGGCGTCACCAATTTTGACCTTCCTTCTAGCATCGACTCAACTGCCTACGCAGCTGATGTGCTGCGCATTAGCCAAGGCCTACCTGTTCATCGGCTAGAGTACACCTTCAACAACCCCAACGCAAAGCCTAAGGAACTGGTGTTTCAGCCTGCCCCATTGTGGTGGTAGAAGGCATCTTTGTTTTCTATTTCGAAGCGGTAGCGAAACTACTTGACCTCAAGGTTTACATCGACGCCGAGGAGCACGTGAAACTGCAACGCCGCATTGTGCGCGACCGGGATGAGCGGGGCTACGATCTGGAAGATGTGCTTTACCGCTACACCAACCACGTAGCGCCCACCTACGAGAAGTACATCAAACCCTTCAAACAGGATGCCGACATTGTCATCCCCAACAACCGGCACTTCGACCGGGGCCTAGAGGTCCTAGTATCGTTTCTGCAATCCAAGATTGCAAAGTAGTT contains:
- the hemC gene encoding hydroxymethylbilane synthase translates to MKKTVRIGTRGSRLALWQANHVAACLEQAGIMTEIVVITTTGDLVLDRSLDKIGAKGVFTEELEIGLRTGHVDIAVHSAKDVQSSIPADLELLAFMEREQVNDVVVSFQTDLNLHKPGLVLGTSSTRRKAMLKRFLPNTTTAEARGNLQTRLRKLEEGQYDALVLAYAGVHRMEYDSLIRHILPETQFVPATGQGSVAIECARSLESELKLELQRILDHGPTHICLAAERAFLRTMEGGCSIPSFALATLTTAGTVQLHGGLISLDGNNCLKKYSQLQLPMLMRLVYKWPRKY
- a CDS encoding DNA polymerase III subunit, with product MRFSDIPGQQQVKQVLVQSVRRNHVAHAQLFRGAEGSGALALALAYSTFLNCEQRGAEDEDSCGQCPSCQKIDKLVHPDLNFIVPVTTTKAITKDAVSSKFMAEWRSFVLANPYQGLNDWMQHIGAENKQGSISKEESLQLLKLVSLKAFEAKFKIVVVWLPELMHPAAANAVLKLLEEPPPATVFLLVSYAPEQLLPTIISRVQPVVVRPLSENELTDWLHTTQQVPEVKARQLAQLSEGNPGTALAAQNAATDDHDYFTLFVKWMRLCYSNNVSEMLVTSDDFQKLGRENQKEFMQFALVLLRKVLLYGLDPQLVPHLPAAEQQFVTGFSRFVTPRNADPLTRELNEAHYHIERNANPRMVFVDVSLRVAELLKNAA
- a CDS encoding putative sugar nucleotidyl transferase, which gives rise to MHVLLFDDPAIRPHLLPFTFTRPISGLRCGILTLAEKWQHRLQLPVGYLTELYLQAKYPAGSVQGPALVINGAICPSDMLVQQVQRLQAGEALYSDQTLVAAHLADASMVAELIQDGFQNTHEVEEPITIIQQVWHLFLYNGAEIRRDFDLLTKGRQSEPVGDAHTIVYAPENIFIEPGVKIRAAILNAENGPIYLGKNSQVHEGAIIRGRLR
- a CDS encoding DUF2238 domain-containing protein, translated to MSDTLTLSATPQSHWFPKLLLALYAVEFIVLGINPVERGTWWAENVPIFLIVVALVVLYLRGVRFSNLAYALMSVLLFMHTVGGHYTFEKVPFDWFNNLFGFKRNMYDRVAHFSVGFYAYAIIELTDHYGTIRNRVISYLFPLCVIGTVAMAYELIEWVYAEVAGGDAGAAFLGSQGDIWDAQKDMLADTSGAVFALLLYALFHRRREVSA
- a CDS encoding peptidylprolyl isomerase, encoding MNLTSRFSALLCAVMLLLTAPVLHAAKRPKFSKKDQLVTISTSLGDIKLILFDATPKHKANFLKLAESGFYNGTTFHRVIPNFMIQGGDANSKDSDPDNDGMGQPDAPTIPAEIRPEFKHKFGAVSAARQGDFVNPERASSSSQFFLVQNHQGTPHLDGQYTVYGQVISGLDVLDKIATQPKNERDRPLTDIKMTMKVEKVKKKKITELYGYQYQ
- a CDS encoding type B 50S ribosomal protein L31, which produces MKKNIHPEYREVVFQDTSSGFKFITRSTMNSNETVTMEDGKSYPVIKVEVSSESHPFYTGKNVLLDTAGRVEKFRNRYQKK
- the rdgB gene encoding RdgB/HAM1 family non-canonical purine NTP pyrophosphatase; amino-acid sequence: MRLCFASNNSHKLDEIRPLLPAGTELLSLADIGCQEELPETQDTLVGNARQKALYVWEHYGVPCFADDTGLEVTSLHGAPGVYSARYAGPQRLAADNVAKLLQELQGHSDRSAQFKTVVALVLPDGTVHEFAGAVEGTVTETPSGGGGFGYDPVFQPLEGDGRTFAEMTTEEKNQISHRARAVAGLVAFLNQATS